A single genomic interval of Arctopsyche grandis isolate Sample6627 chromosome 8, ASM5162203v2, whole genome shotgun sequence harbors:
- the AP-1gamma gene encoding adaptor protein complex 1, gamma subunit isoform X1: MDMYQVYEQDWSILPPEHNRRFNPAFNIATIKQVVNEAIERVRMPTPTRLRDLIRQIRAARTAAEERTVVNKECAYIRSTFREEDSVWRCRNIAKLLYIHMLGYQAHFGQLECLKLIASSRFTDKRIGYLGAMLLLDERQDVHLLITNCLKNDLNSSTQFVVGLALCTLGAIASPEMARDLASEVERLIKSPNAYIKKKAALCAFRIIRRVPDLMEIFLPATRSLLTEKNHGVLITGVTLITEMCENSADTLNHFKKESGQREIVPNLVRILKNLILAGYSPEHDVSGVSDPFLQVKILRLLRILGKNDAEASEAMNDILAQVATNTETSKNVGNTILYETVLSIMDIKSESSLRVLAINILGRFLLNNDKNIRYVALNTLLRTVHVDTSAVQRHRTTILECLKDPDISIRRRAMELSFALVNAQNVKTMMKELLSFLDRSDPDFKAQCSSAIVLSAEKYAPNKRWHLDTLLKVLIAAGNYVRDDMVSCTIQLVSGCGDTSLQARAARRLWGALSGGLAAEKQPLAQCAAWIIGEYGDMLVDPATTDDEDEAGTPTEGEIVDVYQKLLWSTQLSITTKQYLLLSLTKLSTRFTHGDEKTRQIIDTFGSHLNVELQQRGVEFSQLFKRHAPLRAALLERMPPLEMSSQINGEGNDEINVIHCNGDDVSTTNSPVHRIQDENSLLDLLGGTDIISNGETLQTPTKTVDANVTTNNQQYLLDLLGELDLSAPSIPSITSNSLDQNHMDIMANSNMTANLVNNNIAPTPQLFGMSSPMPHNNSNYLVDGLFSSNILETPVELPSITALNKGGLKILFTWEKSKEQMDTANITMTAYNSLSSTMSEFLFQAAVPRTFQIQMLSPSGAVIPSQGQVTQVLKVTNTSKAALRLRIKVSYSVDGATVLEQTEVNNFNMDMWN; the protein is encoded by the exons ATGGATATGTACCAAGTGTACGAACAGGATTGGAGTATACTTCCGCCAGAGCACAATCGCAG ATTTAATCCGGCTTTCAACATCGCCACCATCAAACAAGTGGTAAATGAAGCAATCGAGCGAG TGCGCATGCCAACGCCCACGCGTCTCCGAGACTTGATACGGCAAATCAGAGCTGCTCGAACGGCCGCCGAAGAAAGGACGGTGGTCAACAAAGAATGCGCTTACATCAGATCCACGTTCAGAGAAGAGGACAGCGTTTGGAG ATGTCGGAATATAGCCAAGCTGCTTTACATCCACATGCTCGGCTATCAGGCCCACTTTGGACAGTTGGAGTGTCTGAAGTTGATTGCCAGTTCCAGATTTACGGACAAACGTATCGGTTACTTGGGAGCGATGCTTCTCCTGGACGAACGACAGGACGTGCATCTTCTCATAACGAATTGTTTGAAAAA CGATTTGAACAGCTCTACGCAGTTTGTCGTCGGTTTGGCGCTGTGCACTCTCGGAGCGATAGCCTCGCCCGAAATGGCCAGGGACTTGGCCTCCGAGGTGGAGAGATTGATCAAGTCTCCGAACGCTTACATCAAGAAGAAGGCGGCTCTGTGCGCGTTTAGAATTATCCGACGTGTGCCTGATTTGATGGAGATATTCCTGCCGGCGACCCGCAGTCTGCTGACTGAAAAAAATCATG GTGTTCTCATCACCGGTGTGACTTTAATTACGGAAATGTGCGAAAACAGCGCTGATACTTTAAATCATTTTAAGAAG GAAAGTGGACAACGCGAg ATTGTTCCAAATTTAGTGAGGATcttaaaaaatcttattttggcTGGTTATTCTCCGGAACATGACGTTAGCGGGGTGTCCGATCCTTTCCTAcag GTGAAAATTCTTCGCTTACTTCGTATATTAGGAAAAAATGATGCAGAGGCTTCGGAAGCGATGAACGATATCCTGGCTCAGGTTGCCACCAACACCGAAACTAGTAAAAACGTTGGAAACACCATACTTTACGAGACCGTTCTGTCTATTATGGATATAAAATCGGAGAGTAGTTTAAGAGTGTTAGCTATCAATATTTTGGGAAGATTCTTATTaaacaatgataaaaatattaggtaTGTGGCCTTGAATACTTTGCTAAGAACCGTTCACGTCGATACTTCGGCCGTTCAGAGACATAGGACAACTATATTAGAGTGTTTAAAG GATCCTGATATATCAATTAGAAGAAGAGCGATGGAACTATCGTTTGCGCTGGTGAACGCGCAGAACGTCAAGACCATGATGAAAGAGCTACTGTCGTTCTTGGATCGCTCCGATCCCGATTTCAAAGCCCAATGTTCAAGCGCCATCGTACTGTCGGCTGAAAAATACGCGCCCAATAAGAGATGGCATCTCGACACGCTCTTGAAAGTGCTAATCGCC GCCGGTAATTATGTGAGAGACGATATGGTGTCTTGCACCATACAATTGGTGTCGGGGTGCGGCGACACCTCGCTGCAGGCCAGAGCTGCACGTCGTCTTTGGGGTGCCTTATCCGGTGGCCTGGCTGCCGAAAAACAGCCGCTGGCTCAGTGCGCCGCGTGGATCATCGGAGAATACGGAGACATGCTCGTCGATCCGGccaccaccgacgacgaag ATGAAGCGGGAACACCCACCGAAGGAGAAATCGTCGACGTGTATCAGAAGTTGTTATGGTCTACTCAACTGTCCATTACGACGAAGCAATACTTGCTATTGTCTCTCACCAAATTGTCTACGAGATTTACGCATGGCGACGA aaaaactCGTCAGATCATCGATACGTTCGGCTCGCATCTCAACGTAGAGCTGCAACAGAGGGGTGTCGAATTTTCGCAACTGTTCAAACGACACGCACCGTTGAGGGCTGCTCTGTTAGAGCGTATGCCTCCGTTGGAGATGAGCTCGCAGATTAACGGCGAAGGCAACGATGAGATCAATGTGATCCATTGTAACGGAGACGATGTCTCCACCACTAACAGTCCGGTGCATCGCATTCAAGACGAG AACTCATTGCTTGATTTGTTGGGCGGTACTGATATTATAAGCAACGGAGAAACATTGCAAACTCCTACTAAGACCGTCGATGCAAACGTCACTACTAACAATCAG caATATCTGTTAGATTTACTCGGAGAGTTGGATTTGAGTGCACCGTCGATTCCGTCGATAACCAGCAATTCCTTGGATCAAAATCACATGGACATCATGGCGAATTCTAACATGACGGCTAACCTAGTAAACAATAATATCGCGCCCACACCCCAACTGTTCGGTATGAGTTCTCCGATGCCGCACAACAATTCGAATTATCTCGTCGATGGACTATTTTCGAGCAACATTCTTGAAACTCCAg TCGAACTACCGTCGATTACGGCTTTGAATAAAGGCGGTCTGAAAATATTATTCACTTGGGAGAAAAGTAAAGAGCAGATGGACACTGCTAATATCACAATGACTGCGTACAATTCGCTCTCGTCTACAATGTccgaatttttatttcaagCAGCAGTACCAAGG ACCTTCCAAATTCAAATGTTATCTCCATCCGGAGCTGTTATTCCGTCCCAGGGTCAAGTTACCCAAGTACTTAAGGTTACTAACACATCAAAG GCTGCTTTACGATTAAGAATCAAAGTCTCGTATAGTGTCGATGGTGCTACTGTTTTGGAGCAAACTGAAGTCAACAATTTCAATATGGATATGTGGAACTGA
- the AP-1gamma gene encoding adaptor protein complex 1, gamma subunit isoform X2, whose amino-acid sequence MDMYQVYEQDWSILPPEHNRRFNPAFNIATIKQVVNEAIERVRMPTPTRLRDLIRQIRAARTAAEERTVVNKECAYIRSTFREEDSVWRCRNIAKLLYIHMLGYQAHFGQLECLKLIASSRFTDKRIGYLGAMLLLDERQDVHLLITNCLKNDLNSSTQFVVGLALCTLGAIASPEMARDLASEVERLIKSPNAYIKKKAALCAFRIIRRVPDLMEIFLPATRSLLTEKNHGVLITGVTLITEMCENSADTLNHFKKIVPNLVRILKNLILAGYSPEHDVSGVSDPFLQVKILRLLRILGKNDAEASEAMNDILAQVATNTETSKNVGNTILYETVLSIMDIKSESSLRVLAINILGRFLLNNDKNIRYVALNTLLRTVHVDTSAVQRHRTTILECLKDPDISIRRRAMELSFALVNAQNVKTMMKELLSFLDRSDPDFKAQCSSAIVLSAEKYAPNKRWHLDTLLKVLIAAGNYVRDDMVSCTIQLVSGCGDTSLQARAARRLWGALSGGLAAEKQPLAQCAAWIIGEYGDMLVDPATTDDEDEAGTPTEGEIVDVYQKLLWSTQLSITTKQYLLLSLTKLSTRFTHGDEKTRQIIDTFGSHLNVELQQRGVEFSQLFKRHAPLRAALLERMPPLEMSSQINGEGNDEINVIHCNGDDVSTTNSPVHRIQDENSLLDLLGGTDIISNGETLQTPTKTVDANVTTNNQQYLLDLLGELDLSAPSIPSITSNSLDQNHMDIMANSNMTANLVNNNIAPTPQLFGMSSPMPHNNSNYLVDGLFSSNILETPVELPSITALNKGGLKILFTWEKSKEQMDTANITMTAYNSLSSTMSEFLFQAAVPRTFQIQMLSPSGAVIPSQGQVTQVLKVTNTSKAALRLRIKVSYSVDGATVLEQTEVNNFNMDMWN is encoded by the exons ATGGATATGTACCAAGTGTACGAACAGGATTGGAGTATACTTCCGCCAGAGCACAATCGCAG ATTTAATCCGGCTTTCAACATCGCCACCATCAAACAAGTGGTAAATGAAGCAATCGAGCGAG TGCGCATGCCAACGCCCACGCGTCTCCGAGACTTGATACGGCAAATCAGAGCTGCTCGAACGGCCGCCGAAGAAAGGACGGTGGTCAACAAAGAATGCGCTTACATCAGATCCACGTTCAGAGAAGAGGACAGCGTTTGGAG ATGTCGGAATATAGCCAAGCTGCTTTACATCCACATGCTCGGCTATCAGGCCCACTTTGGACAGTTGGAGTGTCTGAAGTTGATTGCCAGTTCCAGATTTACGGACAAACGTATCGGTTACTTGGGAGCGATGCTTCTCCTGGACGAACGACAGGACGTGCATCTTCTCATAACGAATTGTTTGAAAAA CGATTTGAACAGCTCTACGCAGTTTGTCGTCGGTTTGGCGCTGTGCACTCTCGGAGCGATAGCCTCGCCCGAAATGGCCAGGGACTTGGCCTCCGAGGTGGAGAGATTGATCAAGTCTCCGAACGCTTACATCAAGAAGAAGGCGGCTCTGTGCGCGTTTAGAATTATCCGACGTGTGCCTGATTTGATGGAGATATTCCTGCCGGCGACCCGCAGTCTGCTGACTGAAAAAAATCATG GTGTTCTCATCACCGGTGTGACTTTAATTACGGAAATGTGCGAAAACAGCGCTGATACTTTAAATCATTTTAAGAAG ATTGTTCCAAATTTAGTGAGGATcttaaaaaatcttattttggcTGGTTATTCTCCGGAACATGACGTTAGCGGGGTGTCCGATCCTTTCCTAcag GTGAAAATTCTTCGCTTACTTCGTATATTAGGAAAAAATGATGCAGAGGCTTCGGAAGCGATGAACGATATCCTGGCTCAGGTTGCCACCAACACCGAAACTAGTAAAAACGTTGGAAACACCATACTTTACGAGACCGTTCTGTCTATTATGGATATAAAATCGGAGAGTAGTTTAAGAGTGTTAGCTATCAATATTTTGGGAAGATTCTTATTaaacaatgataaaaatattaggtaTGTGGCCTTGAATACTTTGCTAAGAACCGTTCACGTCGATACTTCGGCCGTTCAGAGACATAGGACAACTATATTAGAGTGTTTAAAG GATCCTGATATATCAATTAGAAGAAGAGCGATGGAACTATCGTTTGCGCTGGTGAACGCGCAGAACGTCAAGACCATGATGAAAGAGCTACTGTCGTTCTTGGATCGCTCCGATCCCGATTTCAAAGCCCAATGTTCAAGCGCCATCGTACTGTCGGCTGAAAAATACGCGCCCAATAAGAGATGGCATCTCGACACGCTCTTGAAAGTGCTAATCGCC GCCGGTAATTATGTGAGAGACGATATGGTGTCTTGCACCATACAATTGGTGTCGGGGTGCGGCGACACCTCGCTGCAGGCCAGAGCTGCACGTCGTCTTTGGGGTGCCTTATCCGGTGGCCTGGCTGCCGAAAAACAGCCGCTGGCTCAGTGCGCCGCGTGGATCATCGGAGAATACGGAGACATGCTCGTCGATCCGGccaccaccgacgacgaag ATGAAGCGGGAACACCCACCGAAGGAGAAATCGTCGACGTGTATCAGAAGTTGTTATGGTCTACTCAACTGTCCATTACGACGAAGCAATACTTGCTATTGTCTCTCACCAAATTGTCTACGAGATTTACGCATGGCGACGA aaaaactCGTCAGATCATCGATACGTTCGGCTCGCATCTCAACGTAGAGCTGCAACAGAGGGGTGTCGAATTTTCGCAACTGTTCAAACGACACGCACCGTTGAGGGCTGCTCTGTTAGAGCGTATGCCTCCGTTGGAGATGAGCTCGCAGATTAACGGCGAAGGCAACGATGAGATCAATGTGATCCATTGTAACGGAGACGATGTCTCCACCACTAACAGTCCGGTGCATCGCATTCAAGACGAG AACTCATTGCTTGATTTGTTGGGCGGTACTGATATTATAAGCAACGGAGAAACATTGCAAACTCCTACTAAGACCGTCGATGCAAACGTCACTACTAACAATCAG caATATCTGTTAGATTTACTCGGAGAGTTGGATTTGAGTGCACCGTCGATTCCGTCGATAACCAGCAATTCCTTGGATCAAAATCACATGGACATCATGGCGAATTCTAACATGACGGCTAACCTAGTAAACAATAATATCGCGCCCACACCCCAACTGTTCGGTATGAGTTCTCCGATGCCGCACAACAATTCGAATTATCTCGTCGATGGACTATTTTCGAGCAACATTCTTGAAACTCCAg TCGAACTACCGTCGATTACGGCTTTGAATAAAGGCGGTCTGAAAATATTATTCACTTGGGAGAAAAGTAAAGAGCAGATGGACACTGCTAATATCACAATGACTGCGTACAATTCGCTCTCGTCTACAATGTccgaatttttatttcaagCAGCAGTACCAAGG ACCTTCCAAATTCAAATGTTATCTCCATCCGGAGCTGTTATTCCGTCCCAGGGTCAAGTTACCCAAGTACTTAAGGTTACTAACACATCAAAG GCTGCTTTACGATTAAGAATCAAAGTCTCGTATAGTGTCGATGGTGCTACTGTTTTGGAGCAAACTGAAGTCAACAATTTCAATATGGATATGTGGAACTGA
- the AP-1gamma gene encoding adaptor protein complex 1, gamma subunit isoform X4: MNASESGFNPAFNIATIKQVVNEAIERVRMPTPTRLRDLIRQIRAARTAAEERTVVNKECAYIRSTFREEDSVWRCRNIAKLLYIHMLGYQAHFGQLECLKLIASSRFTDKRIGYLGAMLLLDERQDVHLLITNCLKNDLNSSTQFVVGLALCTLGAIASPEMARDLASEVERLIKSPNAYIKKKAALCAFRIIRRVPDLMEIFLPATRSLLTEKNHGVLITGVTLITEMCENSADTLNHFKKIVPNLVRILKNLILAGYSPEHDVSGVSDPFLQVKILRLLRILGKNDAEASEAMNDILAQVATNTETSKNVGNTILYETVLSIMDIKSESSLRVLAINILGRFLLNNDKNIRYVALNTLLRTVHVDTSAVQRHRTTILECLKDPDISIRRRAMELSFALVNAQNVKTMMKELLSFLDRSDPDFKAQCSSAIVLSAEKYAPNKRWHLDTLLKVLIAAGNYVRDDMVSCTIQLVSGCGDTSLQARAARRLWGALSGGLAAEKQPLAQCAAWIIGEYGDMLVDPATTDDEDEAGTPTEGEIVDVYQKLLWSTQLSITTKQYLLLSLTKLSTRFTHGDEKTRQIIDTFGSHLNVELQQRGVEFSQLFKRHAPLRAALLERMPPLEMSSQINGEGNDEINVIHCNGDDVSTTNSPVHRIQDENSLLDLLGGTDIISNGETLQTPTKTVDANVTTNNQQYLLDLLGELDLSAPSIPSITSNSLDQNHMDIMANSNMTANLVNNNIAPTPQLFGMSSPMPHNNSNYLVDGLFSSNILETPVELPSITALNKGGLKILFTWEKSKEQMDTANITMTAYNSLSSTMSEFLFQAAVPRTFQIQMLSPSGAVIPSQGQVTQVLKVTNTSKAALRLRIKVSYSVDGATVLEQTEVNNFNMDMWN; encoded by the exons ATGAACGCCTCCGAGTCCGG ATTTAATCCGGCTTTCAACATCGCCACCATCAAACAAGTGGTAAATGAAGCAATCGAGCGAG TGCGCATGCCAACGCCCACGCGTCTCCGAGACTTGATACGGCAAATCAGAGCTGCTCGAACGGCCGCCGAAGAAAGGACGGTGGTCAACAAAGAATGCGCTTACATCAGATCCACGTTCAGAGAAGAGGACAGCGTTTGGAG ATGTCGGAATATAGCCAAGCTGCTTTACATCCACATGCTCGGCTATCAGGCCCACTTTGGACAGTTGGAGTGTCTGAAGTTGATTGCCAGTTCCAGATTTACGGACAAACGTATCGGTTACTTGGGAGCGATGCTTCTCCTGGACGAACGACAGGACGTGCATCTTCTCATAACGAATTGTTTGAAAAA CGATTTGAACAGCTCTACGCAGTTTGTCGTCGGTTTGGCGCTGTGCACTCTCGGAGCGATAGCCTCGCCCGAAATGGCCAGGGACTTGGCCTCCGAGGTGGAGAGATTGATCAAGTCTCCGAACGCTTACATCAAGAAGAAGGCGGCTCTGTGCGCGTTTAGAATTATCCGACGTGTGCCTGATTTGATGGAGATATTCCTGCCGGCGACCCGCAGTCTGCTGACTGAAAAAAATCATG GTGTTCTCATCACCGGTGTGACTTTAATTACGGAAATGTGCGAAAACAGCGCTGATACTTTAAATCATTTTAAGAAG ATTGTTCCAAATTTAGTGAGGATcttaaaaaatcttattttggcTGGTTATTCTCCGGAACATGACGTTAGCGGGGTGTCCGATCCTTTCCTAcag GTGAAAATTCTTCGCTTACTTCGTATATTAGGAAAAAATGATGCAGAGGCTTCGGAAGCGATGAACGATATCCTGGCTCAGGTTGCCACCAACACCGAAACTAGTAAAAACGTTGGAAACACCATACTTTACGAGACCGTTCTGTCTATTATGGATATAAAATCGGAGAGTAGTTTAAGAGTGTTAGCTATCAATATTTTGGGAAGATTCTTATTaaacaatgataaaaatattaggtaTGTGGCCTTGAATACTTTGCTAAGAACCGTTCACGTCGATACTTCGGCCGTTCAGAGACATAGGACAACTATATTAGAGTGTTTAAAG GATCCTGATATATCAATTAGAAGAAGAGCGATGGAACTATCGTTTGCGCTGGTGAACGCGCAGAACGTCAAGACCATGATGAAAGAGCTACTGTCGTTCTTGGATCGCTCCGATCCCGATTTCAAAGCCCAATGTTCAAGCGCCATCGTACTGTCGGCTGAAAAATACGCGCCCAATAAGAGATGGCATCTCGACACGCTCTTGAAAGTGCTAATCGCC GCCGGTAATTATGTGAGAGACGATATGGTGTCTTGCACCATACAATTGGTGTCGGGGTGCGGCGACACCTCGCTGCAGGCCAGAGCTGCACGTCGTCTTTGGGGTGCCTTATCCGGTGGCCTGGCTGCCGAAAAACAGCCGCTGGCTCAGTGCGCCGCGTGGATCATCGGAGAATACGGAGACATGCTCGTCGATCCGGccaccaccgacgacgaag ATGAAGCGGGAACACCCACCGAAGGAGAAATCGTCGACGTGTATCAGAAGTTGTTATGGTCTACTCAACTGTCCATTACGACGAAGCAATACTTGCTATTGTCTCTCACCAAATTGTCTACGAGATTTACGCATGGCGACGA aaaaactCGTCAGATCATCGATACGTTCGGCTCGCATCTCAACGTAGAGCTGCAACAGAGGGGTGTCGAATTTTCGCAACTGTTCAAACGACACGCACCGTTGAGGGCTGCTCTGTTAGAGCGTATGCCTCCGTTGGAGATGAGCTCGCAGATTAACGGCGAAGGCAACGATGAGATCAATGTGATCCATTGTAACGGAGACGATGTCTCCACCACTAACAGTCCGGTGCATCGCATTCAAGACGAG AACTCATTGCTTGATTTGTTGGGCGGTACTGATATTATAAGCAACGGAGAAACATTGCAAACTCCTACTAAGACCGTCGATGCAAACGTCACTACTAACAATCAG caATATCTGTTAGATTTACTCGGAGAGTTGGATTTGAGTGCACCGTCGATTCCGTCGATAACCAGCAATTCCTTGGATCAAAATCACATGGACATCATGGCGAATTCTAACATGACGGCTAACCTAGTAAACAATAATATCGCGCCCACACCCCAACTGTTCGGTATGAGTTCTCCGATGCCGCACAACAATTCGAATTATCTCGTCGATGGACTATTTTCGAGCAACATTCTTGAAACTCCAg TCGAACTACCGTCGATTACGGCTTTGAATAAAGGCGGTCTGAAAATATTATTCACTTGGGAGAAAAGTAAAGAGCAGATGGACACTGCTAATATCACAATGACTGCGTACAATTCGCTCTCGTCTACAATGTccgaatttttatttcaagCAGCAGTACCAAGG ACCTTCCAAATTCAAATGTTATCTCCATCCGGAGCTGTTATTCCGTCCCAGGGTCAAGTTACCCAAGTACTTAAGGTTACTAACACATCAAAG GCTGCTTTACGATTAAGAATCAAAGTCTCGTATAGTGTCGATGGTGCTACTGTTTTGGAGCAAACTGAAGTCAACAATTTCAATATGGATATGTGGAACTGA
- the AP-1gamma gene encoding adaptor protein complex 1, gamma subunit isoform X3, with the protein MNASESGFNPAFNIATIKQVVNEAIERVRMPTPTRLRDLIRQIRAARTAAEERTVVNKECAYIRSTFREEDSVWRCRNIAKLLYIHMLGYQAHFGQLECLKLIASSRFTDKRIGYLGAMLLLDERQDVHLLITNCLKNDLNSSTQFVVGLALCTLGAIASPEMARDLASEVERLIKSPNAYIKKKAALCAFRIIRRVPDLMEIFLPATRSLLTEKNHGVLITGVTLITEMCENSADTLNHFKKESGQREIVPNLVRILKNLILAGYSPEHDVSGVSDPFLQVKILRLLRILGKNDAEASEAMNDILAQVATNTETSKNVGNTILYETVLSIMDIKSESSLRVLAINILGRFLLNNDKNIRYVALNTLLRTVHVDTSAVQRHRTTILECLKDPDISIRRRAMELSFALVNAQNVKTMMKELLSFLDRSDPDFKAQCSSAIVLSAEKYAPNKRWHLDTLLKVLIAAGNYVRDDMVSCTIQLVSGCGDTSLQARAARRLWGALSGGLAAEKQPLAQCAAWIIGEYGDMLVDPATTDDEDEAGTPTEGEIVDVYQKLLWSTQLSITTKQYLLLSLTKLSTRFTHGDEKTRQIIDTFGSHLNVELQQRGVEFSQLFKRHAPLRAALLERMPPLEMSSQINGEGNDEINVIHCNGDDVSTTNSPVHRIQDENSLLDLLGGTDIISNGETLQTPTKTVDANVTTNNQQYLLDLLGELDLSAPSIPSITSNSLDQNHMDIMANSNMTANLVNNNIAPTPQLFGMSSPMPHNNSNYLVDGLFSSNILETPVELPSITALNKGGLKILFTWEKSKEQMDTANITMTAYNSLSSTMSEFLFQAAVPRTFQIQMLSPSGAVIPSQGQVTQVLKVTNTSKAALRLRIKVSYSVDGATVLEQTEVNNFNMDMWN; encoded by the exons ATGAACGCCTCCGAGTCCGG ATTTAATCCGGCTTTCAACATCGCCACCATCAAACAAGTGGTAAATGAAGCAATCGAGCGAG TGCGCATGCCAACGCCCACGCGTCTCCGAGACTTGATACGGCAAATCAGAGCTGCTCGAACGGCCGCCGAAGAAAGGACGGTGGTCAACAAAGAATGCGCTTACATCAGATCCACGTTCAGAGAAGAGGACAGCGTTTGGAG ATGTCGGAATATAGCCAAGCTGCTTTACATCCACATGCTCGGCTATCAGGCCCACTTTGGACAGTTGGAGTGTCTGAAGTTGATTGCCAGTTCCAGATTTACGGACAAACGTATCGGTTACTTGGGAGCGATGCTTCTCCTGGACGAACGACAGGACGTGCATCTTCTCATAACGAATTGTTTGAAAAA CGATTTGAACAGCTCTACGCAGTTTGTCGTCGGTTTGGCGCTGTGCACTCTCGGAGCGATAGCCTCGCCCGAAATGGCCAGGGACTTGGCCTCCGAGGTGGAGAGATTGATCAAGTCTCCGAACGCTTACATCAAGAAGAAGGCGGCTCTGTGCGCGTTTAGAATTATCCGACGTGTGCCTGATTTGATGGAGATATTCCTGCCGGCGACCCGCAGTCTGCTGACTGAAAAAAATCATG GTGTTCTCATCACCGGTGTGACTTTAATTACGGAAATGTGCGAAAACAGCGCTGATACTTTAAATCATTTTAAGAAG GAAAGTGGACAACGCGAg ATTGTTCCAAATTTAGTGAGGATcttaaaaaatcttattttggcTGGTTATTCTCCGGAACATGACGTTAGCGGGGTGTCCGATCCTTTCCTAcag GTGAAAATTCTTCGCTTACTTCGTATATTAGGAAAAAATGATGCAGAGGCTTCGGAAGCGATGAACGATATCCTGGCTCAGGTTGCCACCAACACCGAAACTAGTAAAAACGTTGGAAACACCATACTTTACGAGACCGTTCTGTCTATTATGGATATAAAATCGGAGAGTAGTTTAAGAGTGTTAGCTATCAATATTTTGGGAAGATTCTTATTaaacaatgataaaaatattaggtaTGTGGCCTTGAATACTTTGCTAAGAACCGTTCACGTCGATACTTCGGCCGTTCAGAGACATAGGACAACTATATTAGAGTGTTTAAAG GATCCTGATATATCAATTAGAAGAAGAGCGATGGAACTATCGTTTGCGCTGGTGAACGCGCAGAACGTCAAGACCATGATGAAAGAGCTACTGTCGTTCTTGGATCGCTCCGATCCCGATTTCAAAGCCCAATGTTCAAGCGCCATCGTACTGTCGGCTGAAAAATACGCGCCCAATAAGAGATGGCATCTCGACACGCTCTTGAAAGTGCTAATCGCC GCCGGTAATTATGTGAGAGACGATATGGTGTCTTGCACCATACAATTGGTGTCGGGGTGCGGCGACACCTCGCTGCAGGCCAGAGCTGCACGTCGTCTTTGGGGTGCCTTATCCGGTGGCCTGGCTGCCGAAAAACAGCCGCTGGCTCAGTGCGCCGCGTGGATCATCGGAGAATACGGAGACATGCTCGTCGATCCGGccaccaccgacgacgaag ATGAAGCGGGAACACCCACCGAAGGAGAAATCGTCGACGTGTATCAGAAGTTGTTATGGTCTACTCAACTGTCCATTACGACGAAGCAATACTTGCTATTGTCTCTCACCAAATTGTCTACGAGATTTACGCATGGCGACGA aaaaactCGTCAGATCATCGATACGTTCGGCTCGCATCTCAACGTAGAGCTGCAACAGAGGGGTGTCGAATTTTCGCAACTGTTCAAACGACACGCACCGTTGAGGGCTGCTCTGTTAGAGCGTATGCCTCCGTTGGAGATGAGCTCGCAGATTAACGGCGAAGGCAACGATGAGATCAATGTGATCCATTGTAACGGAGACGATGTCTCCACCACTAACAGTCCGGTGCATCGCATTCAAGACGAG AACTCATTGCTTGATTTGTTGGGCGGTACTGATATTATAAGCAACGGAGAAACATTGCAAACTCCTACTAAGACCGTCGATGCAAACGTCACTACTAACAATCAG caATATCTGTTAGATTTACTCGGAGAGTTGGATTTGAGTGCACCGTCGATTCCGTCGATAACCAGCAATTCCTTGGATCAAAATCACATGGACATCATGGCGAATTCTAACATGACGGCTAACCTAGTAAACAATAATATCGCGCCCACACCCCAACTGTTCGGTATGAGTTCTCCGATGCCGCACAACAATTCGAATTATCTCGTCGATGGACTATTTTCGAGCAACATTCTTGAAACTCCAg TCGAACTACCGTCGATTACGGCTTTGAATAAAGGCGGTCTGAAAATATTATTCACTTGGGAGAAAAGTAAAGAGCAGATGGACACTGCTAATATCACAATGACTGCGTACAATTCGCTCTCGTCTACAATGTccgaatttttatttcaagCAGCAGTACCAAGG ACCTTCCAAATTCAAATGTTATCTCCATCCGGAGCTGTTATTCCGTCCCAGGGTCAAGTTACCCAAGTACTTAAGGTTACTAACACATCAAAG GCTGCTTTACGATTAAGAATCAAAGTCTCGTATAGTGTCGATGGTGCTACTGTTTTGGAGCAAACTGAAGTCAACAATTTCAATATGGATATGTGGAACTGA